The Kordia sp. SMS9 DNA window AAACAATGGTCACTACCGAGAGTCCAAATTTAGAAACAGAACGAATTTCCTGTACGCCAGGCAAGTTTGCCATTTCTAATTCAACAGGATAGGTGATAAATTGTTCCATATCTTGCGTAGACAAGTTTCGAGAAGTCGTGATGACTTGTACTTGGTTATTGGTCACATCTGGAACGGCTCCAATAGGAATTTGCGAAAGTGAATACAATCCAAATCCGACGATAAAAACGGTCGCTAAAAGAACAACAAATTTATTCTTTAAACTGAAATTAATAATATGTGATAACATGTTTGTCTAAAATAATCATAGTGAGTATGCTTCTGAATGAATGATCAGAAGAATGAAAATAAATGAAGTCAGATTATTTATGAAAGCCGTGGAGGCTGAATAAGCTTTTGTGAATGTAAAGAAGATTCACTTGGCTTGTAGTGAAAGTTGCCATTGCGCGACTCTAAAAATTCAATGAAATTCAAGGATATTTCAGTAGCGTTTAGTATAAAAATAGTGATAGTAGTCACTTGAGAAGTCTGTTGAAACGGTAGTTTTTCATGATCTTTCCGTTCTTCCTGATGTTCTTGGTCATGCGCAACTTTTAATGCTCCGTAATGTTTGGAAACAAATTCAAAAAAAGTATCGCCATATTGCTCATTGTGATAGCTTGCATGTTCGATGAATTCACCAAGCTGCAACATATCAGTACCTTTAAAGCCTATGCTTTGTAGTAACATGACAAACGCTAATATGATTGAAAAAAATATACGCATGTACGTAAAGATACGTATTTGCTGAGATCTTTTTGTGACCTAAGTTACATCACTTCAATTTTAATAAAAAAAATAATGTTATGTGATTTTTGTCACATTCAGAATTAAATTTTCATATTACTTTTGCCCGTGATGAAAATTACACGCCTTGCCATACCATATTTGTTGGGATGTATCGTTTTTATAAGTACGATAAAAACAGCATTGGTGTATTCGTATTATTTTGTAAATCCGGATAATTTCATTGCGCTTTTTTGTGAAAACACAGATAAACCTGAACTGGAATGTGATGGAAAGTGCTATTTGAAAAAAGTAAGTCTCAATCAGCTTGAAACGACTCAAAATGACAACTTGCCCAAAGTCAACATTGACCTAGAAAATATTCTCTTGTATGTAGATACATTGGCAGATTGGCAGTTGACTTCCCTAGAAACTACACAGAAGAAAGCCTCTTTTTTCTACCAAAATTTATACACTTCAGAGGTGAGTTTTGCTATTTTTCATCCACCAAATCATCGTTTTAATTCTATAATATAAATTCCTTTCGAATGCTTTGTGGACTTTCTTCAAAGTAATCTTCTTATGGAAAAAATAAAATTTTAAAGAGCAGTTTTTACAATTGCTCTCATACCATTTGTTGTTTGAATTTATTGAAAAAGAAAACAATGATTTTTTTCTTTATTCGAACTAAAAAACGAAAGCATAGCCTTAGTTACGGTTTCTTTTTTTGGTAAAGTAGAAAGGAAAAAAGGGTGTTTTATTCCAATAAATTCAAATGATGAAAGGTATTATTTAACTATTGCAATAAAACGACAATGAAAAAAATGATTTTAGTGCTTTTGTGCACTAGTGTTGGCTACATGAGTTATGGGCAAGAAAAAACACCGACTCAAAAAGATTCAACAAAAACGAAAACGATCAAATTAAACGAAGTTTTCATCCAAGGAAATCCAAAAAGAGATCCTGTACTTACGATGATAAAAACAGAAACAGAGAAAAATATTGTTCAACCTAAAAACATCGCAGATTTATTTAGTTATCTCAACGGTTTTTCATTAATTAAACGTGGAAATTATGCCATTGATCCTTCTTTTAGAGCTTCACAATACGAACAACTCAACATTCAGTTTGATGGTGGAACGAAAGCTATGCACGCGTGTCCAAACCGAATGGATCCAATTACAACACACGTTATTCCTGAAGAAATTGAAAAGATTGAAGTCATCAAAGGACCGTATTCAGTACGTTATGGCGCAACCTATGCTGGTGTTGTAAACTTGGTAACTCAAAAAACGAATCTTCAAGAAAAAGGCTGGCATGGAGCTGTAAGTTCAGGATATGAAACCAATGGAAATTCGTTGGTGACGAGTGGAAAACTTCAATATATCACCGACAAATATGACATTACGGCAAATGGTGGTTATCGCGATTTTGGAAACTATGAAGATGGCGCAGGATTGGAGATTCCTGCTGCTTTTAGAAGTACTGATTATGGTGTAAAAGTAGGTTTCAATCCAAACGAAAATCAACGGTTGCAATTGCATTGGCGACAATCCTTTGGACGCGATGTGTTGCATGCAGGTTTGCCAATGGATACCGATGAAGACAACAGTAGTATTGTTTCCCTTGATTATAAAATACGTCCAGCATCCAAACTTTTAGATGAGTTTAATGCAAAAGCCTATTATTCGTATGTAGATCATATCATGACCAACAGAAGACGTCCAAATTTTATGATGACAGAAGCTATTTCTACAATTGACGCGCGTACTGCTGGTGGAAAAGTAGAAATGACGTTAACGCCCTCAAAAGAGGTCACGATTTTTACAGGAATTGATGCTTTTTTGGTTGCTAGAGATGGAAGCAGAAACCGTTTGGTAAAACTCAATATGATGGGAATGGAATTGCCACAACCTATGAATTTTACGGATAAAATTTGGCAAGATTCCTATGTAAACGACTTTGGTGTATTTACCGAAGCAAAATACGCTTTGAACGCTTCCACAATTTTTACGGCTGGATTGCGATATGATTTGGTCGTTTCGGACATAAACGATCCTGAAAATGATTTTGCTGCCTTGTATGATTTGGAGAAGCGAAATGAACACAATATTGCAGGAACGGTTTCGGTGAAAAAGTATCTTTCTGATCAAACGATTTTGGAAGTTGCATATGGTCGTGGTGTGCGATCGGCAAATATGATTGAACGTTTTATCAATCATTTTACGGTGGGACAAGATCCTTTTGAATATGTGGGGAATCCAAATTTAAAAGCTGAGGTCAACAATCAGTTTGAAATTGGCTTGAAAGGAAAAGCTAAACTTTCAGAAAATGCAACAGATGTTAATTATTCATTTTCTGGATTTTATTCAGATGTAAACAATACCATTGTAGCTGTGGTAGATCCGAATCTTTCACGAAAATTCATGCCAAATGCACAACCGCAAGAGGTCAAGCGCTTTACAAATATTGAAAATACTTATAAAACAGGTTTTGAAGCCAGTGTAGGTGTTGATATTGTACACGATCTTACGTTTACAACAGATGTAGCGTATGTGTATAGTAAAAATGAAGATTTAAACGAAAGTTTACCATTGACGCCGCCATTGACAAGCAATTTTGAACTCTTGTTTGAAAAAGAAGAGTATTGGATTCGTGCAAATTACAGCATCACTTCTCGACAAGATCATATTTCACCTTCTTTTAGAGAACAAGAAACACCTGGCTATAATGTTTTTGACGTGCGTTTGGGCGTAAAACCGATAAAAAATGTCACACTAGGATTGGCAGCTTTGAACATTTTTGATGCTGCTTATAACAATCACTTGAATTTTGCTTTTCGAAATTTAGCAGGTTTTACCAATGAACCGATCAATGATCCTGGACGGAATTTTTCAGCTTATATTAAATACAGATTTTAACGATAACGTATAGCATTTACATTAAAAGACCATTACAAAAACTAAGAAACTACGTCAATTGATGTGGTTTCTTAGTTTTAAATATCTTTCTACGATCTACCGTATGTTGTTGCAGTTATTATGCTTCTTTTTGTTTCTTTACTTTAGGGTATTTTCAAAACCTTAAAAAACGCAGGTGAAAATGGAAACTCATCTTTCCAAACATGCGATCATTTTCGTTGTAGAACTACATTTGAATGCCATATTGTTCTGGAATTGGCGCTGGAATTTCGGCTTCGTCGTCTTCAATCATTTGTCGGATGTCAATTTCAATGCCGCGTGCCATGGTGGTAATAGGGACATCGTTGGCAATGCCTTCAAACGGATTTTCAGAGACTTCTCCAATGCGTTCCATGGTGTGAAAGATCCAAGAAATGATCACGCTAAACGGAATGGTAAACCATACAAAGTTGGCACCAATCCATTCAATAATATAGTGAAATCCGCCTTCAGGATACGGTTTCCAAGTTTGTGCTAAGGCAACTACTTCTTGTCCAATTTTGTCAAACTCATGCATCATTCCGTACGGCAATAAAATGACAAAAATCCAGATGAAAAAGCGGTTTAACGTCGCAAATTGTCTCGGATATGGGAAGTTTTTAATGCGTTCTACTTTTCCTTGTAAGGTGAAAAATTCCACCATCATTTCTTCCATTTGTAAAAAAGAAAATTCCCAAATATGACCACTTTCTTTCAATGATCGCAATTGTTTAGATTGTAAGTTGATACAGGCCGTTTGTTTGTTCTTTTTGCTTAAAATATATTGCTTTTCTTCTTCACTCACATAGCCTTCTAGTTGATCTGATAGTGAAAAAGCACGTTCATGAATGTGAATTTTTTTCATGTATTCTCTATCTGATTTGTTTTTATGCGAATATTCCCAAGGCTTTGTCACTCGGAGTGCATGTCGCAATGAAGTCATCCACGCCACATGACGCATGATGAGTTGTTTTCGCACTCGAAATAATTCTTCATCAGCATATTTTTCTTTGGCACGTTCGTTTGTAATAAAATCATTCACCATAATGGTAAACGAGCGTGAAGCATTCACGATACCGCCCCAAATTTTACGCGCTTCCCACAAGCGATCATACGAAGCATTATTTTTAAATGAAATGATAAACGCCAACGCCGTACCAACCAACCCAATAGGAAGCCAGGGCAAGTGCAACCAATACCATCTAAAAACCGCATATAATAGCACAGGAATGAGCGATAGAATGATGAAAACTAAGACGTAACGCCTTGTCCAACTAAACATTTCTCTGATGGAGTAGTTTCTTCGTGTAAGCATGATGTGAAAGTGTATGGTGTATTTACTTGGTATTAAATGTACTACTTTTAATTGAAATTAACTGATATTGGCTTCTTCGGCGTCTTTGAATTGTTGATAGAGTAGTGGATAATAATTTTTAAAGGTTTCTTTGATGAAATTTACGGGAACACTACCACGCAAAGTAGATTTGATATTAGTATAGAAGTTGAGGAGGTATTGTTACCTATTTTGAGCTAACAGGGAGAATGTTTACAACTAGTTTTATCAATGCTGAGTTTAAAAAATGTTGGATTTAGCATTTGTAGTTTAGTACATTAAAATCAAATAACGAAAAATAACTAAGGTTAGGTTTTAAACTTCAAAACCATATGTGTCTTTTAGATATTTTATGACTTCTGGAGTTGGCTTTTCTCCATATGAACTAGCGACAACAGCTCCATAATTTTCTAAGTCGATTGTACCATCGCCTTGTATTGCTTTCAAAAACGCCTCTTCCATTTCATTTTCTACATATACAAAATAATATGCCCACCTTCCAGTAGTATCTTTTGCTTTGAGTTTATGTATAAGATGTCCTTTTCTTTTTATGTGTAAGTTGTTAATTTTTTTAAGAAGAATATTCATTTGTGTTCCTTTTAAACTACTCATGCTTTTAGAATATTTTCGTTCTTCTTTTAGCAGATTTATATCAATTCCAGAAATTACAATATTATTAATATAGTTTAATCTATCGGTTGTATTAAAATATAATAAGCAGACTAATAAGTAAAGTTGAACTTCTTCAGAAAGATTTTCACCCTCGTTGTTCAAAAAATCACTTAGTAATTTATATGCTTCTGGAATCCTACTTTTGGCAAGTCGAATTATAATTTCTAAGCGTAGTTTATCTGTAGTTTTACTATCAGCTAAAATTTCCTTAATATTTTTCTTCATGTCGGAATTCCAAACATCTATTTTTATGAATAATGATGTAAGTTTCCTTTTGTATAAGTTTGGTAGTGTAGGCTTTTTATAGAGCTTTAGTAGATTTTGTTCATTTTCTTTTTGTATTAGTTTTGTTGGAGAATTATATTGAAAGTCTGTTCTGAAGCCTTGGGGAGCTTCTGCAAACCATGATAAAATTTCAAAATCTTTATATATGGTTTTGTACAATACTCCAATTGTAAGGCATAAGGAATCAAAGACAGTTTTATTTTGTGTTTTTTTTAATAATATATTTATAAGTATAGCTCCATATTGTTTGCGAATTTCTGTTGTTTTTGCAGTGTTCGTAATCACTTTTACAATCCAACGAAAAGCAGATGAACCAGCTAGTACATAAGAATTTGAGGTAGATTGTATGAGTTCTATTAAACGGATTAATATATCGGGATGATTCCCTATGGTATTGTATTTTGGAGTCCAACAACTATGTATTATCATAAAACAACTGTAAATTACCTTTGTAGGCTCAGGAGATTTTAGATAATCTGATACAACGTTTACAAACCTTTCTTCGTCTAAAATACGAATGCTACCAATAGGATATATTTCATTTTTTGCAGCTATTGACTTTTTCTTGATTGTACTTTTCAATTCATCGGAACCAATAAAAATGTCGATAAGTGAAGCCCAATAAAATCTTGTATTTTTTGTAATTGGAGTATTGATATGGATTTCTTGAAGGTATTCTGACCAGCCATCAAACGGCATATTTTTATGAAAACAAAACGTAATAATGTTTCTGTATACTTCGTCACTTTGATTTTCATTAAGCAATAGACAGTTAGCACATATTGTAGCTCTTATCTTTGCAAGTTGATTAAATTTATTATTGATTGACTGAGATGGCATTTCTGAGATCAAAGTATGAAACAATATCTCTAAAACATTCGCTTTGTTTGAAAATTTGAATTTGTCACCTATGATTAGTTGAAAAATGTCGGCAGATAAATTAGATTTATTGTGCAGACTACTTTCCTCTCTCCACATATTTGTCAAACGCGCTAAAACACTATCAGGAAAGCGAGAAACAACTTCTTGTAAGAGTTGGTTTTGATCACTTTTTGTTAAGTAATTTGTAAGTCCTGCATAAATTATCTCAAAAGCAAAAAGATCTGGTTCTAAGGCTGGAATATAATCATTCAGATATTCTTTAGACCTAGAGAATAATTCTGAAAGTTTACTTATGTTATTTGTTGTTGGTGCAATTTTAGCTCTTTCAAAATCAGTTATAGTACCAGCTAAAGCGGTCGTAATTAGAAGACGTATTCCATCATTTCCAAATAAAATAGCTGCTTTTTTTAGCTTGTCATCTGCATAACTAGCTAATTTATTTCTCCAATCTTTTCTGTATTTTCCTGCTAAAGCAATAAATGCAGGTCTGCCATCACATTGCTCAATCAATTTTTCTTTGTCAGATACTGTAATGCTTTCAATAGACGCAACTGAAGTCAAATCAAATAACCTACTTTTTTCTTCATTATCAGCTATCGGATGTATTTTTAGACCTAGTATTTTCCTTTTATTCGTGTATGGATCTATATATAACTTATGGGTTAACTTTTCTAAAACTTTATTAATTGATGAATTTATAGAATTTGGTTGAAGATTGACATGTGATACGAGAAGAATCTTTATCTGTACCTCTCTTTCCTTCCATTCCGAATAAATATTGTATAAAAACTCCCAAATATATGAATCATGACTCCATACATTATCAATTACAAGTGCCGTGTTTTTATCAGGAATATATTCGGTAATTTTTTGAAGTTGATTTGGTATATATTCCACAAAACCAGTAGCCCAATCTTTTTCTTTTTCTAATTCTTTTAACCATTCTATTGCCAATCTTGATTTTCCAACACCGTGTCCTCCATGAATTGTATACCATACCATATTTTTATCTGTAGCTACTTTAGGAAATGCAAAGTCTCGTAATGAATCTAATTCTTTTTTTCGTCCTACAAGTTCAACTAAATTAAAGAAGTCGCTCCATGCATTTACATCATAGGTAAGTGTAGTAAGGTAGTGGCTTAGTGAGTTTTCAGAAGGAAAAGCTTTCTGAGTAAGCTTCAGTTTTTCTGCGGCATTATTGTTTTTCTGTGGTATTAATGATTGAATAAAACGGGTTAAATCTTCATATTTCTCACCGTATGAAACAACTTTTATATGTTCCTCAACTTTGTGTTCAGTGCGATAATTAGTAACTTCTGAAGCTATAGCCAAGCGATAATGCTTGACTCTAGGATTTTTAAATATTGTACTAGCCCATTGCCTAAAATTTTCAAAATTAGGATCTGCAATACCTTCACCAACTCCAATGAAAATAATAGTTTTTAGCGACCAAATTGCTTTGAGGAATGTTTGAATTTTAGGATCATTCACTACTTTTGAATAGGACTCTAGTCCCATAATTACTGACTCTGGTTTGTCAAAATACCCATGAAGGTGAATAATATGATTCTTAAAGTAATCGGTTTGTTGTTTTAAGATAGAACCGATATTTTCAGAATCTCTCCAAGTAGCGTGATTGTATCCTGATACTTTTTCAAGTAGGTAGTCATAATTAGTGGTGATGATTGGGGCATTCAAATTAAGAATTGCTTTAATTAGCAAATCATCTTTGACTTTTAGATCGCCAAGAGCAGCATTAAGCCAACTAGAAAATAGATCATGCCGTTTAAGAATGCGTTCAATTTTTGAAGCAACAGCTAACAAATCATCAATATCGTCAGACTCTAATTCAGCAAGGATTCTTATACTCCATTCATAGTCATATTTCCCCGCTATTTCTTCAATAATATAATCAATACTGTGTAAAAAAAGACCTTTCCAGCTGGTGACACTATTTCCTTTGGTAGTCGCAATTGATACTCCAGCACCAATAAAGATCACAACTTCATTTTTTTCAATAGCAGTTTGTAATTCATGTAGGGTATATACCATAATGAGATCATTTCTGGGTTCAGAAATTTAATAAACGTATAAATGTTGTATGAAAGTTACTCCAAAATTCTCTTATAAAAAAACTTGTGTGAGCAGTATTATGAAAAAAATTAGATTATATTTTTGGAATTTTATAAGTATAAGATACTTAATTTTGATGTGATAATGTTTGTTGATTCATAAACAAAAAAATCCCTACGAACGTAAGTTGGTAAGGATTTTAAAATTTGTAGGTGTCTATATTTCTCGTTGAAAATTTAATTTAAAATGTGTGATGCACACTAAACTGGAGTTGCCCTTTTTGCCAGTTGTTAGTAGTTTGTTCCATCCAACCGAGTTGCACTCTGAGTTTATTGCTAATGGCATATCCCAATCCTAAATATGTACGATTTCGATCAAAAAATTGCACGCTTCTTCCGTCTCCAATGTCACGTTGTCCATTTAGGAAAATTTCATTGTAAAAGGCAAAATAGTAGGTGTTTTTAACGAGTTTCGTATTGTTAAAAGGAACATTGATAAAGAGATTGTAACGGTAGCGCGTTCTAAAATCTTGATCTTCTACCCAACGTTGCTCATAACGAAAACGATGCGTTAATAACACTCTTTTTAAGATGGTATTGGAAATTAGAGCTTCTTGATAGATACGATTTTCTGAAATAGGATTGTCAATATCGTTGCCAAATTGTCCTGTCGTAATATTGGCAAATCCGAAGGTGAATTTTACACCAGCATCTTTTGGCGTATACGTTATTCCTGAACGTAACAGTAATTGTTCTCGATCTCCAAGACCGCGCCAATCACGATATTGAAAGTCTCCTTGAATTCCCCAATTGGATTCTTTAAAATTTGCACTGTAAAAATACATGTACCAAGCGCCTAATTGATCTTCATCAGGTGATTGCGCATGACTAGTTCCTAAAAAAGTAACGAGAAGCGTAAGTAGTAGCAGTATTTTTTTCATAATGGTTGTTTGTTGATGATATTCGCCGTAAAAATAAGCAAATATTATATAGGAAAAATTTACGCGAGTGTAAGTATTGTTTTTAATTTTCTGGCAACTGTTCCATAATTTGATAGGTGCTGAAGTTTAAAAAAGTTGAGCTGCTATTTTTACATTTTATTCCAAGGATATTTTTCTTTTTTCATAATTACGAATATGGACTGGTTCGTAGGATAACGTATTTTATACAAGGTTGTTTTTGTTTGTGAAGTTGTATGAATCAAATTTCAAGATTAAAATGACAGTATCAACTCCAAATGCTATTGAGTCTAAACTGTCTAAAACTTCATTCATACTTCAGTATGCGTCATTCACATCATATTTTTAAGCGTTGACTACATTTTATTATAGAAAAATGTTTTATTTATAAATATTAGATTCATTTAAAGAAAATTCTTCTTTAATGATGAGATTGTATTCTTATTTTTTTAGAAGATATATCTTTAAGATGTAAAACTGTCATTCATTATACTTGAATTAGATTATCATTATTTAGACTTTTCAAAACCTACCAAATGCGTACAATCAATGTCTTTCTAGTTAAAGAAAAAGATGAGAAAGTAACAATATTAAAAAAGCTATTAGACTCGCATTCATATCATGTAATTGGAATCGCTAATAGCTATCAAGAAGCACTACTACTGTATCCGAGATTTCTGGTAGATATTATCATTACAGATATTATGCTTAACGGAAAACCTGATGGAATAGCTTTTATTGAAAACCTTTTATTTTCAAAGGAAAAATTATGTCCCTTTATTTACTTAACAGGTTTTGAAAACCGACATTTATACCAACGTGCCAAGCTTACAAAACCTTTTGCTATTTTGCATAAACCTTTCAATGAAATTGCTATGCTTTACACATTGGAGAATGTTATTGAAAAATTACAAACACGCACGGATGATCATCTAAAAAGTTATCTCACCTCAAAAATAGATGAACATAGTTTCTTTATCAAGAAGAAAAATACATTGCATAAGGTATTGCTAAAAAATATCATTTATATAGAAGTAGAAAATCGGTATTGTAACATTGTAACGCAAAAGGAAAAGTTTGTCGTACTCATTTCATTGGGTAAGATAAAAGAGTTTCTAGATGCATCAGTATTTCTACAAATCCATCGTAAATATATCATCAATAGTTCGGCTATCGAACAAATTATTCCGAAAGATAATTTAATCATCCTAAAAGGAAATCATAGTGTTACGCTAGGTGTTAAGTACAAAACAATCCTTAGACAATTGGTTATTATAAAGTAAGATATATCTTGAAAAAGTGGTTTTTTAGTTCACTACAGTAAAAAGTGAATTGGCAACATAAAAAGGAACTATTGGCATCATTTTTTCCATCTGCTGTTTCGTTCATTCATAGTTTAGTATAAGAAAATTAATAAATGTAAAGAGTTAAAGTACTCTTTTTTAATTAAGATTTTAAAGCTAAAAATGAATAACTCATCTAACATTATCACCATGCTTCCAGGAATTGAAGCACTCTGGAAAAATACCAAAGGCGATCCTACTATTAAAATTGCAGTTTTAGATGGTCCTGTCGATTTACAACACCCAACTTTAAAAGAAACTCATATCCGATCATTGGATGTCCCTACACGCAAAAATGTACGCTCTACACATGGAACGTTTGTGAGCAGTTTAATTTTTGCGAATCATAACAGTGGTATTTTAGGCATAGCTCCAAATTGTTCAGGTTTGGTAAAAAGTATTTATCAAGAAGATGAAAATGGCAAGTTGCTCAGTAGTTCACAATCAGATATTGAACAAGGAATTCGTATGGCTTTGGAGCATGATGCAGATATCATCAACATTAGTGGTGGAGAAAAATTAAATAAAGGTGATAACATCATTTCTTCCTTAGCAGCAGCGTTGGAATTATGCGAAAAGAAAGGTGTGTTGGTAATTGCTGCTACAGGGAATGAAGGTAATAATAGCATACACGTACCTGCTAATTATCCGACAGTATTGGCCGTTGGCTCTATAAAACCCGATGGAGTTGCATCTAACTTTAGCAATTGGAGTACATTATTTCCTGAAAAAGGATTGGTTGCTCCTGGCGAAAATATCATTGGAGCTATTCCCAGTGGAGATAACCAAAAAGCAATTGCGAACGGA harbors:
- a CDS encoding TonB-dependent receptor domain-containing protein — encoded protein: MKKMILVLLCTSVGYMSYGQEKTPTQKDSTKTKTIKLNEVFIQGNPKRDPVLTMIKTETEKNIVQPKNIADLFSYLNGFSLIKRGNYAIDPSFRASQYEQLNIQFDGGTKAMHACPNRMDPITTHVIPEEIEKIEVIKGPYSVRYGATYAGVVNLVTQKTNLQEKGWHGAVSSGYETNGNSLVTSGKLQYITDKYDITANGGYRDFGNYEDGAGLEIPAAFRSTDYGVKVGFNPNENQRLQLHWRQSFGRDVLHAGLPMDTDEDNSSIVSLDYKIRPASKLLDEFNAKAYYSYVDHIMTNRRRPNFMMTEAISTIDARTAGGKVEMTLTPSKEVTIFTGIDAFLVARDGSRNRLVKLNMMGMELPQPMNFTDKIWQDSYVNDFGVFTEAKYALNASTIFTAGLRYDLVVSDINDPENDFAALYDLEKRNEHNIAGTVSVKKYLSDQTILEVAYGRGVRSANMIERFINHFTVGQDPFEYVGNPNLKAEVNNQFEIGLKGKAKLSENATDVNYSFSGFYSDVNNTIVAVVDPNLSRKFMPNAQPQEVKRFTNIENTYKTGFEASVGVDIVHDLTFTTDVAYVYSKNEDLNESLPLTPPLTSNFELLFEKEEYWIRANYSITSRQDHISPSFREQETPGYNVFDVRLGVKPIKNVTLGLAALNIFDAAYNNHLNFAFRNLAGFTNEPINDPGRNFSAYIKYRF
- a CDS encoding bestrophin family protein, coding for MLTRRNYSIREMFSWTRRYVLVFIILSLIPVLLYAVFRWYWLHLPWLPIGLVGTALAFIISFKNNASYDRLWEARKIWGGIVNASRSFTIMVNDFITNERAKEKYADEELFRVRKQLIMRHVAWMTSLRHALRVTKPWEYSHKNKSDREYMKKIHIHERAFSLSDQLEGYVSEEEKQYILSKKNKQTACINLQSKQLRSLKESGHIWEFSFLQMEEMMVEFFTLQGKVERIKNFPYPRQFATLNRFFIWIFVILLPYGMMHEFDKIGQEVVALAQTWKPYPEGGFHYIIEWIGANFVWFTIPFSVIISWIFHTMERIGEVSENPFEGIANDVPITTMARGIEIDIRQMIEDDEAEIPAPIPEQYGIQM
- a CDS encoding SIR2 family protein, yielding MVYTLHELQTAIEKNEVVIFIGAGVSIATTKGNSVTSWKGLFLHSIDYIIEEIAGKYDYEWSIRILAELESDDIDDLLAVASKIERILKRHDLFSSWLNAALGDLKVKDDLLIKAILNLNAPIITTNYDYLLEKVSGYNHATWRDSENIGSILKQQTDYFKNHIIHLHGYFDKPESVIMGLESYSKVVNDPKIQTFLKAIWSLKTIIFIGVGEGIADPNFENFRQWASTIFKNPRVKHYRLAIASEVTNYRTEHKVEEHIKVVSYGEKYEDLTRFIQSLIPQKNNNAAEKLKLTQKAFPSENSLSHYLTTLTYDVNAWSDFFNLVELVGRKKELDSLRDFAFPKVATDKNMVWYTIHGGHGVGKSRLAIEWLKELEKEKDWATGFVEYIPNQLQKITEYIPDKNTALVIDNVWSHDSYIWEFLYNIYSEWKEREVQIKILLVSHVNLQPNSINSSINKVLEKLTHKLYIDPYTNKRKILGLKIHPIADNEEKSRLFDLTSVASIESITVSDKEKLIEQCDGRPAFIALAGKYRKDWRNKLASYADDKLKKAAILFGNDGIRLLITTALAGTITDFERAKIAPTTNNISKLSELFSRSKEYLNDYIPALEPDLFAFEIIYAGLTNYLTKSDQNQLLQEVVSRFPDSVLARLTNMWREESSLHNKSNLSADIFQLIIGDKFKFSNKANVLEILFHTLISEMPSQSINNKFNQLAKIRATICANCLLLNENQSDEVYRNIITFCFHKNMPFDGWSEYLQEIHINTPITKNTRFYWASLIDIFIGSDELKSTIKKKSIAAKNEIYPIGSIRILDEERFVNVVSDYLKSPEPTKVIYSCFMIIHSCWTPKYNTIGNHPDILIRLIELIQSTSNSYVLAGSSAFRWIVKVITNTAKTTEIRKQYGAILINILLKKTQNKTVFDSLCLTIGVLYKTIYKDFEILSWFAEAPQGFRTDFQYNSPTKLIQKENEQNLLKLYKKPTLPNLYKRKLTSLFIKIDVWNSDMKKNIKEILADSKTTDKLRLEIIIRLAKSRIPEAYKLLSDFLNNEGENLSEEVQLYLLVCLLYFNTTDRLNYINNIVISGIDINLLKEERKYSKSMSSLKGTQMNILLKKINNLHIKRKGHLIHKLKAKDTTGRWAYYFVYVENEMEEAFLKAIQGDGTIDLENYGAVVASSYGEKPTPEVIKYLKDTYGFEV
- a CDS encoding DUF2490 domain-containing protein, yielding MKKILLLLTLLVTFLGTSHAQSPDEDQLGAWYMYFYSANFKESNWGIQGDFQYRDWRGLGDREQLLLRSGITYTPKDAGVKFTFGFANITTGQFGNDIDNPISENRIYQEALISNTILKRVLLTHRFRYEQRWVEDQDFRTRYRYNLFINVPFNNTKLVKNTYYFAFYNEIFLNGQRDIGDGRSVQFFDRNRTYLGLGYAISNKLRVQLGWMEQTTNNWQKGQLQFSVHHTF
- a CDS encoding LytTR family DNA-binding domain-containing protein, which produces MRTINVFLVKEKDEKVTILKKLLDSHSYHVIGIANSYQEALLLYPRFLVDIIITDIMLNGKPDGIAFIENLLFSKEKLCPFIYLTGFENRHLYQRAKLTKPFAILHKPFNEIAMLYTLENVIEKLQTRTDDHLKSYLTSKIDEHSFFIKKKNTLHKVLLKNIIYIEVENRYCNIVTQKEKFVVLISLGKIKEFLDASVFLQIHRKYIINSSAIEQIIPKDNLIILKGNHSVTLGVKYKTILRQLVIIK